From the genome of Papaver somniferum cultivar HN1 chromosome 2, ASM357369v1, whole genome shotgun sequence, one region includes:
- the LOC113354111 gene encoding 18S rRNA (guanine-N(7))-methyltransferase RID2-like, with protein MSRPEFQAPPEIFYNESEARKYTSSSRITEIQAKLSERALELLALPDDDVPRLLLDIGCGSGLSGETLSENGHQWIGLDISDSMLNVALEREVEGDLLLSDMGQGLGFRDGVIDGAISISAVQWLCNADRSSHNPRLRLKAFFGSLYRCLARGARAVFQVYPESNDQRELILGFAMRAGFAGGVVVDFPHSSKSRKEYLVLTCGAPSLSTAVPSGKEGDEEESCSEDEFSGDEETKTVSMADRQRPRKRQKINKKGKSREWVLKKKEQMRKKGNVVPPDSKYTARKRKSRF; from the exons ATGTCAAGACCGGAGTTTCAAGCTCCTCCAGAGATTTTCTACAATGAATCAGAAGCTAGGAAATATACGTCTTCTTCTCGTATCACTGAAATTCAG GCAAAACTTTCTGAGAGAGCATTAGAGCTTCTTGCTTTGCCTGATGATGATGTTCCGCGGCTGCTGCTTGATATTG GTTGTGGTTCTGGACTAAGTGGAGAAACATTATCTGAGAATGGACACCAATGGATTGGTTTAGACATATCTGATTCGATGCTTA ATGTTGCGTTGGAGCGGGAAGTAGAAGGTGATTTATTGCTAAGTGATATGGGTCAG GGATTAGGTTTCAGAGATGGAGTTATTGATGGTGCGATTAGCATCTCAGCGGTGCAG TGGCTCTGCAATGCTGACAGATCCTCTCATAACCCAAGACTGAGATTGAA GGCATTTTTTGGATCACTATATCGATGTTTGGCTAGGGGAGCTAGAGCTGTTTTTCAAGTTTACCCTGAAAGCAATGACCAGCGTGAATTGATCCTAGGATTTGCTATGCGTGCTGGCTTTGCAGGTggtgtggttgttgattttcccCACAG TTCTAAGAGTAGGAAGGAGTACCTCGTACTGACTTGTGGTGCACCATCCCTTAGCACCGCTGTTCCAAGTGGCAaagaaggagatgaagaagagagcTGCTCCGAGGATGAGTTTAGTGGTGACGAAGAAACTAAGACG GTTTCCATGGCCGACAGGCAACGACCAAGGAAAAGACAGAAAATAAACAAGAAAGGGAAGAGTAGAGAATGGGTACttaagaagaaagagcaaatgagGAAAAAAGGAAACGTTGTGCCTCCAGACTCAAAATACACAGCTCGCAAAAGGAAATCTCgcttttga
- the LOC113349436 gene encoding 60S ribosomal protein L28-2-like: MTTVPGSLIWEIIKRNNAFLVKEFGNGNQMVQFSKEPNNLYNVNSFKHSGLANAKTVSVQAGKDSGIVLATTKTNRQKNPSALVHKTVMKKEFSRMAKAVVNQVADNFYRRDLKSAALARLSAVHRSLKVAKSGVKKRNRQTSKKSNKA; encoded by the exons ATGACAACAGTACCAGGGTCTTTGATTTGGGAGATCATCAAGAGGAACAACGCTTTCCTCGTCAAAGAGTttggaaatggaaatcaaatgGTTCAGTTCAGTAAAGAACCTAACAATCTTTACAACGTTAACTCCTTCAAACACTCTG GGTTAGCAAACGCAAAGACTGTTTCAGTTCAAGCTGGAAAAGATTCGGGTATCGTTCTTGCTACTACCAAGACTAACAGGCAAAAGAACCCATCAGCGTTGGTACACAAAACTGTCATGAAGAAGGAATTCAGTAGAATGGCTAAGGCTGTTGTCAACCAG GTTGCCGACAACTTCTACAGAAGGGACTTGAAGAGCGCAGCTCTTGCAAGGTTGAGCGCTGTTCACAGGAGTCTCAAGGTTGCCAAGTCCGGTGTTAAGAAGAGGAACAGGCAGACTTCCAAGAAATCTAACAAGGCTTAA